The Jiangella alba genome includes the window TGTGGTGTGCCGGACCGGGCATGGGATACACCTCCTCTCGGTGGCGTACCCGTCGCTTCCTGGACTCAAGCGGACCTGAAGAAAACCGTAAGGCCGTCCGGGCATCGTGGTGTCATCGAGAACGAACCGACCAGGAGGACATCATGCGCAAGATCATCGAGTCGACCTTCATCACGCTCGACGGCTGCATCGGCGAGCCGCACGTCTGGGGCCAGCCGTACTGGGACGAGCAGCACGCCAGCTACAACGCGAAGCTGGTCGACGGCTCCGACGCGATGCTGCTGGGCCGCGAGACCTACGACGGCTTCAAGGACGCGTGGACGTCGCGGGCCGGCGACCCGGTCGCAGACCGCATGAACGCGCTGCCGAAGTACGTCGCGTCGCGGACGCTGACGGGCGACCTCGAATGGAACGCCCGTGCGCTGGAGGGCGACGTCGCCGAGGCCGTCGCGGCGCTCAAGCAGCAGCCCGGCGAGAACCTCATCAAGTACGGCACCGGCGAGTTCGACCGCACG containing:
- a CDS encoding dihydrofolate reductase family protein — protein: MRKIIESTFITLDGCIGEPHVWGQPYWDEQHASYNAKLVDGSDAMLLGRETYDGFKDAWTSRAGDPVADRMNALPKYVASRTLTGDLEWNARALEGDVAEAVAALKQQPGENLIKYGTGEFDRTLLEHKLVDEYHFWTYPVIAGGDGYRLGDGFDLTHLKLIDQTIFDSGIIVGVYAPK